Genomic segment of Paenibacillus polymyxa:
TGATGGCAGAAGCAGAAGGCGAACCGTACGAAGGCAAAGTGGCAGTTGCCAACGTTGTCTTAAACCGGCTGCGGTCAGCCCCATTTCCCGATACGATTCAGGCAGTGATTTATCAAAAAGCGCAATTTAGTCCGGTCGCGAACGGGCGTCTTCGTCGTGTTCAGCCCAACCAGGACAGCATCCGTGCGGTTACTGCTGCTTTGAACGGCCATAAAGCCGTGCCTGATAACACCTGTTTTTTCCTGTCGCTTACGTTGGCCCAGGATCTTACGGTTCATCATTCGCGTACGAAGGTGAAAACTATCGGTCATCATACCTTCTACAAATAACAGCCCTTTCTAAACAATAGGGTTCAGCTTTGTGAACGAATTTTAGGGTACAGGTGAAGCCAGTATGCAAAAGAGGTATAATAGGTAAAGGAAAGTAACCAAAATAATGAAAGTGACAAAGGAGGCGTAGATGATATGAAAATCACATATTATGGACATTCAGTTGTACTGGTAGAGGCAGAGGGGAAACGGATTATTATTGATCCTTTTTTGACGGGAAATCCTAAAGCAACCGTACAGGCCGAGGATATTCAGGTGGATGCCGTGTTGTTGACACACGGTCATGCCGATCATTTTGGAGATGCTGTTGAAATTGCCAAGCGCAATGATTGTCCAGTAATCGCGGTCGCGGAACTGGCCGAATATTGTTCATCCTTGGGGGCCAAAGCTCACGGTATGAATCTGGGTGGAGGTCACCACTTTGACGGTTTCCATGTGAAATTCACGCTTGCATTCCACAGCTCATCTTTGACGGTGGACGGGCAAATCATTTACATGGGAGAGCCGGCGGGGATCTTATTGACCATGGGAGGCCAAACCTTTTTCCATGCAGGGGATACTGGCCTGTTTGGCGATATGCGTCTCATTGGCGAAACTAACTCCATCGATGCTGCGGTATTGCCCATCGGAGATGGTTATACGATGGGACCGGAGGATGCACTGCTGGCAGCAAAATGGCTGCGTGCAAGCCGCGTAATACCGGTGCATTACAATACGTTCCCGGGTATTGAGCAGGACGGAGACGGCTTCTGTGATCGTCTGCACAAAGAAGGTATTGAAGGGAAAGCATTGAAGCCCGGCGAAAGTCTCGAATTTTAATACGGATATCTGATTTACGGGAATATACTCGATGGTCTATAAACTCATCAAATCTCCTTTGTCAGCCTTTTCTGTTCCTTAGAGGAATAGGAAAGGCTGTTTTTTAAAAGTGAATATTTATACATAAAAATGAGATATTTTTGCATTGATACGTTGAAGCTGTAATGTAAAAGATTTATTATCACAATCATAAAAACTTTGAATTGCTAACATGATAGGTCAATGATAAAATGATAGAACTAATTAGATTCATCAGTGGAATCGACGTATTTTTCAAGTCAAGCCATTGCATAATTATTGAAAAACATACGCATTCGGCGGACCGTACCGCCTTGAATACGTCACATGTTTTGTCCCCCATTCCTCGTAGTTGTTCTTTGAGTTACCTCTTGTCGCCACTGTCTTCTATTCGGCCGCCTGAATTTCAGGCCAGCATGACTTTATAACAGAAAGGTTGCGTTCCATGAGACAGACAGGTTTACCACCCAAACAGGGACTATATGATCCCCAATTCGAAAAAGACGCCTGCGGCATGGGCTTTGTTGCCCACATCAAGGGAAAACCATCGCACGATATTGTAAGTCAGGCTTTGACCATGCTCGTGAATATGGAGCATCGGGGCGGTCAGGGAAGTGAACCAAACTCCGGTGACGGAGCAGGGATTATGATTCAGGTCCCTCATCTGTTTTTTCAAGAGGAAGCGGAGCGATTGGGCTTTAAATTGCCAAAGGCCGGACATTATGGCGTGGGTATGCTTTTTGTATCCAATGATCCAAAAGTTCGTGAAGTGCATGAGCAGAAGCTAAGAGATATCATCGTGGACGAAGGTCAAAATTGTTTGGGTTTTCGCGATGTTCCAACTTATGACGAAATGCTGGGTAAATCGGCAAAAGCAGCTAAACCGGGCGTGCGTCAGGTATTCATCGGTCGCAGTAGCGATTTGAAGGAAGAGCTGGACTTCGAACGGAAACTGTATGTCATTCGCAAACGTGCAGAGCTTGCTATTCGCTATAACCAAGAGGATGAGAACGGTGAGTCGTTCTATATTCCAAGTTTGTCATGTCGCAAGGTTGTATACAAAGGAATGCTCACAACCGAGCAGGTAGGCAAATTTTATTTGGATTTGCAGGATGAGCGGGTGACATCGGCGATCGCGCTGGTCCATTCCCGTTTTAGCACGAATACGTTCCCGAGCTGGGACCGTGCGCATCCTTATCGTTTTATGATTCACAACGGCGAAATTAATACTATGCGCGGCAACGTGAACTGGATGCATGCTCGCCAGGCGCAGTTTGAAAGCGAAGCGTTTGGCGGAGATATCAAGAAGGTAAAACCAGTCATTAACCCAGATGGATCGGATACAGCCATGTTTGATAATACACTAGAGTTTCTGTATCTGAGCGGACGTTCCCTTCCTCATGTAGCCATGATGATGGTGCCGGAACCTTGGAACAAGCATGAAACCATGGACCCGAAGAAACGAGCATTTTATGAATATCACAGCACCATGATGGAGCCGTGGGACGGACCTGCTGCGATGGCGTTTACAGATGGTATCCAAATCGGGGCGATTCTCGACCGCAACGGTCTCCGTCCTGCACGTTACTATGTGACCAAGGACGATCTGATCGCACTGTCTTCAGAGGCGGGCGTATTGGATATTGCTCCTGAAAATGTGCTCTATAAGGATCGTCTCCGTCCAGGTCGTATGCTGCTGGTTGATACTCAAGAAGGTCGTATCGTTTCTGACGAAGAGTTAAAGGAACGTATTGCTTCCGAGGAACCTTATCAGCAATGGCTGGATGAGCACTTGGTTGATTTGGATGAGCTGCCGGAAGCACTAGAACAGCCGGAGCCTAAACATGAAAATGTAAATCAGCTTCAGCTCGCTTTTGGATATACGTTTGAAGAACTGCGCAAAATTCTGGAGCCGATGGCACTTACAGGTGCAGAACCGATTGGTTCAATGGGGTACGATGCCCCATTGGCGGTGCTGTCTGATCGTCCGCAACGTTTGTACAATTACTTTAAACAAATGTTTGCCCAAGTCACGAACCCGCCGATTGACGCCATTCGTGAAGAGATTGTAACGTCAACCGCAACTACGATTGGGCCAGAGCGCAATTTACTGCATCCAGAACCGGAAAGCTGTCGTCAGATTCGTTTGGATTCGCCGGTGCTGTCGAATGAGGAGTTCGCCAAAATTCGCCACGTACACCGTCCTGGCTTCAAATCGATGACGATTCCGATCTTCTTTGAAGCGAAGGAAGGCGCTGAGGGCTTACGCAAGGCGCTGGAAGGATTGTTTGAGGCGGCTGACCGTGTCATTGACAAAGGTCATAACATCCTGATTTTGTCCGACCGTGGAGTGGATGCGGAAAATGCGGCCATTCCGGCGTTGCTAGCTGTTTCCAGCCTGCATCACCATCTGATTAAGCAGGGTACACGCACACGTGTGAGCATTTTGCTGGAGTCCGGGGAGCCAAGGGATATTCACCATTATGCGGTGCTGCTTGGCTACGGTGTGAGCGCGGTTAATCCGTATCTGGCTTTTGAAACGCTGGATATCATGATTCAGCAGGGCTTGTTGCGCGGCATCTCGCATGAAAAGGCAGTTAAAAATTATATTAAAGCGGCAACGAAGGGTGTCGTTAAAATATTGTCCAAAATGGGTATTTCCACGATTCAATCGTACCGTGGAGCACAAATTTTTGAGGCTGTAGGTCTGAAGCAGGATTTTGTTGACCGTTATTTCACCTGGACACCTTCCCGCATTGGCGGTATTGGTCTGGAGGAAGTGACTACGGAAGCGCTGGTTCATCATAACCGTGCTTTCACTGACAAGGACGGCAATGACAAAGTACTGGATTCGGGCGGCGACTATCAATGGCGTAACGATGGGGAAGAGCATTTGTTTAACCCGCAAACGGTGCATTTGCTCCAGCAGTCGGTACGCTCGGGAGACTACGAGCTTTACAAGAAGTACGCCAAGCTGGTACAGGGGGAATCTGAACAGTATTTGACGATTCGCTCCATGCTTCAATTGAAGCCTGCTGGTGAGCCTGTGCCGCTGGAAGAAGTGGAATCGGCTGCATCCATTATGCGTCGCTTCAAGACAGGAGCCATGTCCTTTGGCTCGATCAGTCAGGAAGCGCATGAAGATATGGCGATTGCGATGAATCGGATCGGTGGCAAGAGCAATACGGGTGAAGGTGGGGAGAACCCAGCACGTTTCATACCGGATGCCAATGGCGATTCTCGTCGCAGTTCGATTAAGCAGGTAGCGTCGGGCCGATTCGGTGTAACATCGAATTACTTGGTGAATGCCGACGAAATTCAGATCAAAATGGCGCAAGGCGCTAAGCCGGGCGAAGGTGGACAACTGCCAGGACGTAAGGTATACCCTTGGGTCGCTGAGGTACGTGGTTCTACGCCTGGAGTAGGTTTGATTTCACCACCGCCGCATCACGATATTTATTCTATCGAGGATTTGGCAGAGCTCATCTATGATCTCAAAAACGCTAATCCGCGTGCTGACATTAACGTGAAACTGGTGTCAGAAGTAGGCGTAGGCACGATTGCTACAGGGGTAGCAAAAGGCCGTGCTGACATTATTCTGGTCAGCGGTTACGACGGTGGTACAGGCGCTTCCCCGCAAGGCTCCATCCGCCATGCGGGTATGCCTTGGGAGCTGGGTCTGGCGGAGACGCATCAGACGCTGATGCTAAACAACCTGCGCGACCGCGTAGTATTGGAGACAGACGGCAAGATGCTGTCTGGCCGCGATTTGGTAGTAGCTGCCCTGTTGGGCGCGGAAGAATACGGCTTCTCTACAGCGCCGCTCGTGGCGTTGGGTTGTATTATGATGCGGGTATGCCAAATGGATACATGTCCGGTTGGTGTGGCTACGCAGAATCCGGAGCTACGCAAAAATTATATGGGCGATCCTGCCCATGTGGTGAATTTTATGCGTTTCATCGCAGAAGATGTCCGTGAAATTATGGCGGAATTGGGCTTCCGTACGATTCAGGAAATGATTGGACGTACAGATTGTCTGGATACCGTGAACGCCGATTCGCACTGGAAGAAGAAGGGCGTAGACCTGAGCTTGCTGTTGCATGTTCCTGAGTTGGAAGAAGGTAGTGTACGTTACCGCGTACAACGCCAAAATCACGGTCTGGAAGAAACACTAGACATGCAACAGCTCGTACCGATGGCTGCGGAAGCGCTGGAGAACGGAACGCCTGTTGAGGGTACCTTACCTATTACAAACGTGAATCGGGCGGTAGGAACGATTCTGGGCAGCGAGGTCACCCGTAAGTATGGAGCGGCGGGTCTGCCTGAGGATACAATTCGCTTTAACTTTATTGGATCGGCAGGTCAGAGCTTCGGGGCATTTATTCCGAAAGGCATCACGCTGAGCGTGGAAGGCGATAGCAATGACTATGTCGGTAAAGGGCTATCTGGCGGTAAGGTTATTGTGAAAAAGTCTCACAAAGCGACCTTTAAGGCAGAAGAAAACATTATTATCGGAAATACAGCCTTGTATGGAGCGACCAGCGGTGAAGCTTACATTAGCGGAATCGCAGGCGAGCGCTTTGCCGTTCGGAACTCCGGCGCACGTATTGTAGTTGAGGGCGTTGGTGATCATGGTTGCGAATATATGACGGGCGGACGTGTAGCTGTATTGGGTGGAACCGGACGGAATTTTGGAGCCGGAATGTCCGGTGGTATTGCCTATGTCTATGACCCTAAGGGGACGTTCCTGAGCCGTTGTAATCTGGAAATGGTGTTGCTGGAAGGTGTGGAAGATCCTGCAGAAGCAGCGGATTTGCGCGGCTTGATTCAACGCCATGTCACTTACACGGGTAGTGAAGCGGGACAACGTATTTTGGATGATTGGCAGACTGCGATTCAGCAGTTTGTACGAGTGATTCCAAAGGATTACAAGCGTATGGTTGAACAGATCCAAAAAGAAGAGGCAACTGGTTTGAGCGGAGATGAAGCTCTGTTGGCAGCATTTGAAGCCAATATGCGTGAATTGGCGCGTGCCGGGGGCTAAAATGTAGACTACCAAATTTACTAAAAAAGGACTCGCTGAATACCGCTGTTATAATCACGGTGGTACCAGCAAGTCTTTTTTAGGTTACTAAAATGTGATTTATTTCCTTGACAAACGTCATAAATTCTGACATTACCCCCAAAATGTTTTCCTGAAACGGTAAATATGTTATAAAAAGTACCAAATTTTTTGGAATGTAACCGTTTACGTAAGAGTTTATGTCTTGTTATTTATTTTTGGATTGGTTATGATTTTTTTAGAGTACACAAACAAACCTAATATGCCCATCGTCCCTTCAAAACACAGAATAGGGTGACAGGATGAAGTTGAGGAAGTCAGCAGAAGACCAAATGATTTTTTTATACCGTTATGTATCACTATCTTTAACGTCACTTGTTTTTCTGTTCGAATCATCTAGATTAATCGTGTGGCAGAAGCTATTACTGATTGGTTTTCTATTTTTATCCGTTACAGCATTTACTTGGATTTACCGTAAATACAGACTTCATGATATGGTATTGAAATGTAGCATTGCACTAGAGACAGCAGGGATCATTTTGTTGTTATTCCCAACCGGAGGGATGGATAGCCCGTTCAAATGGTATGTGATTACCCCCATGCTGGTGGCTTGTGCTCATCTGTCTATGAGATACAGTTGGACACTCCTCCTTTCTTATATCGGCTTGGTGCTTACATTTTGTTATATCTTTTTTACACCAGGTCAATATTTTTTGTGGGATCTTATATTGCAGAACATCAATTTGTTTCTGGTACTGATCGCAACTACGATGGCAATGCAGGTTATCGGCGTCATGAAGGACGAACTGAAGGTGGCTAAAGAACAAGCCAATGAGACGATGGATCATATCAAGTCGATTTACCACATCATGGAGACGACCAGCCACAATGAGGCTTTAAATCTCGGTCAAGTCATCTCGGACTATACGGTCAAGCTAACCAAGCAGAGCCGTGCATTTTTCTGGCTGGATAGTCAGGAGGAGGATGCACCGGAAAGCAGCCAGACAGGCTGGACGGTAGAGGAGGAGGAGCAGCTATTCGAGGAGCTGGGGAATTATCGGGAGGAATTCAGGGAAGAGCGTGAACCATTTTTTAGACATCTGCCAGAATGGGGCGATTTCCTCATGATTACCGTACCGATGACGACCCGTTTTGTAGCGACGATTGGCCTCAAGCTGGGCCCGGATCAAAGTCTGACAGGAAGACGCTGGCTCGTGCAACAACTGATATTCTTGGCTGAGCTGAGCGCTGTGTTCTTGGAGCGCTATGAGCTGGAGCGTATTGAAAATCAGCTGATTGTGACGAATGAGCAGAACCGGATTGCAAATGAAATGCATGACAATGTTTCTCAAAGTCTTTTTGGTATTGTGTACGCAACGCATTCTCTCCGGCAAACCTGGTGTCATCAGCCAAAGGAGCAGGTGGAGGAGCAAATTGATCTAATTCAGCAATCAGCCAACCAAGCGGTTAGGGAGCTGAAAGGGGCGATTCATAGTTTAAGTTCGAAAAAAAGCGGAGGCTCAACTTGGTTAGGGACGGTGAAAAGTCATCTGCATACACTCTCCAAGCTGAACCATGTACAAATTGATTTTGACATTCATGGTGATCATTATTCACTTCCGTATTTGTACCAAAAGGCTTTGTTCCGCATCATTTCCGAAGCGGCGGGGAACGCAATCCGTCATGGATTGGCCAAGCGAATTGATGTGAAGTTAAAATTGACGCCCCAAGTGATTAGACTGTCTATTCATGACGACGGAGTAGGGTTTGAGACGGCGAGAATGGTAGCAGGAGGTGAGGCGGTCAGTGCAGGCGGGGGCCTGGGCATGATGAATATGGAATATTTAGCTCAATCGATGGGAGGCGAATTTGATATTTCAAGTCGAATCGGAGAGGGAACACAGATCCGATTGTCCATTCCGGTAAATGCTTATGAATGAGGATTTTGCAAAATCCTCGAATAAAATGTGTGAACATTCTGCAATACAAAATCTGCGGTAACAATCGGATACATAGGGATTATGCAAATCCTGAACTGTAGACAGGAGGCCGAATCATGAAAATTGTCATTGTCGATGATCATCCTTTAGTACGGAAAGGACTCGCTGCAGTTATATCCATGCAGCCCAATGTTCAGTTTGCGGGAGAGGCCCAGAATCAACAGGAAGCACTTGTGGTGATCGAGGAAACGGATCCGGATCTGGTGCTGCTGGATTTGAAACTAGCTGATGAATCGGGGCTGGATATTATCAAGATAGCGCGCGGACGCGGTTTCAGAAGCAAATTTATTTTGCTGACTTCTTCCGCAACACGTGAAGATTTTCTAAAAGCAGAGGAAGCTTCCGTGGACGGTTATGTGCTTAAGGAAGCATTGCCTGAGGAACTAATTTACGCGATTCATCTTGTCAACAAAGGACGCAAATATTATGATCCGGCTATTCTCGAAAACAAGCTGCGTGAAGATGCGGGCAATCTGACCGACGACCTGACGCCAAAGGAAAAGGAAGTGCTGGTCGAGCTGGGACAAGGAGCTTGCAATCGTGAAATTGCATCCCGGTTATTTATAAGTGAGTTCACAGTCAAAAAGCATGTCAGTCAGATCTTGGCCAAGCTGCGGCTAGCGGATCGTACGCAGGCAGCATTGTATGCCAATGCCATCGGTCTGGCGAAGTACGAGCCAACAATGATGCGCTGACTCTATAAGCTACGCTGCACTTTCATATGCGAGTAGAAAGAAAAGCCTCAAAATCACCAAGCTTTGTGATTTTGAGGCTTTTTTCGATTTCTTTTTCCATAATCGACAAAGCATGGTACAAAAGTATACCATGCCGTATCCGAAAGTATACATTTCCCTCCCCCCATAGTGAGGGAGAAAGTGCCATTCGGTTCCATGTCGTTCACAGAGCCAATTGTTACAATAAAGTCATACTTAAATATGAAGAGAAATTGTATAGGAGGGAGGATTTTTGTGGAGAAAACCATTTTGGATTATCTAGTCCTGATTAAAAGAAGATTGTGGCTGATCGCAATTTTTGTCATTCTCTCATGTGTAACAACATACTTTGTGAGCGACAATGTCGTGAAGCCAGTCTATTCCGCTTCAAGCCAACTGCTGGTTAATCATATTTCCGCCAAGCAGGGGAGCAACAATCTGAACGACGTCAACACAAGTCTTAATTTGGTGGAAAGCTACAAGCAAATTCTCACTTCACCTAAAATTATGGACGCTGTTGTAGCGGCTCATCCCGAGTTCGGTTTGACACAGCAGAAGTTGGCAGAGAAACTGCAGATTAAATCCTCGGATAAAAGTCAGGTTATCGGTTTGACGTTTGAGGCAGGGAGCTATCCACAGGCCGCAGCGGTTGTAAACGCGGTAACCCAGAAATTCGTACAGACAGTTCCGGGATTGATGGAATTGAATAATGTGAAAATTTTAAATGAAGCGGACCCTCAGGCCAATCCTGACCCGATTAATGGGAACCCGCTCATGAATATTGCGATTAGTTTTCTCGTATCGCTGATGATTGCATTGGGCACGATTGTGTTCCTGGAAAGCATTAACGGTACGCTGCGCTCGGAGAAAGAAGCGGACGCGGACATCGGTATTCCGGTAATTGCATCGATTCCAGTCATTCGCAAGAAGGACGTCGATGGAGCAGCCGGAAATTCCAAAGAACGGGTAGGGGAGCGTAAATATGCTGCGATTGAATGACATGTTGATTACAGAAAGTAATCCATCATCGTATATCTCGGAATCATTTCGATCCCTCCGTACATACATCCGGCAGCAGGTGATTGGGCAAAAGGACCGTGGCACGGTTCTATTGTTGACCTCGCCGGAAAGCGGAGCGGGTAAAACA
This window contains:
- a CDS encoding metal-dependent hydrolase, which encodes MKITYYGHSVVLVEAEGKRIIIDPFLTGNPKATVQAEDIQVDAVLLTHGHADHFGDAVEIAKRNDCPVIAVAELAEYCSSLGAKAHGMNLGGGHHFDGFHVKFTLAFHSSSLTVDGQIIYMGEPAGILLTMGGQTFFHAGDTGLFGDMRLIGETNSIDAAVLPIGDGYTMGPEDALLAAKWLRASRVIPVHYNTFPGIEQDGDGFCDRLHKEGIEGKALKPGESLEF
- the gltB gene encoding glutamate synthase large subunit, translating into MRQTGLPPKQGLYDPQFEKDACGMGFVAHIKGKPSHDIVSQALTMLVNMEHRGGQGSEPNSGDGAGIMIQVPHLFFQEEAERLGFKLPKAGHYGVGMLFVSNDPKVREVHEQKLRDIIVDEGQNCLGFRDVPTYDEMLGKSAKAAKPGVRQVFIGRSSDLKEELDFERKLYVIRKRAELAIRYNQEDENGESFYIPSLSCRKVVYKGMLTTEQVGKFYLDLQDERVTSAIALVHSRFSTNTFPSWDRAHPYRFMIHNGEINTMRGNVNWMHARQAQFESEAFGGDIKKVKPVINPDGSDTAMFDNTLEFLYLSGRSLPHVAMMMVPEPWNKHETMDPKKRAFYEYHSTMMEPWDGPAAMAFTDGIQIGAILDRNGLRPARYYVTKDDLIALSSEAGVLDIAPENVLYKDRLRPGRMLLVDTQEGRIVSDEELKERIASEEPYQQWLDEHLVDLDELPEALEQPEPKHENVNQLQLAFGYTFEELRKILEPMALTGAEPIGSMGYDAPLAVLSDRPQRLYNYFKQMFAQVTNPPIDAIREEIVTSTATTIGPERNLLHPEPESCRQIRLDSPVLSNEEFAKIRHVHRPGFKSMTIPIFFEAKEGAEGLRKALEGLFEAADRVIDKGHNILILSDRGVDAENAAIPALLAVSSLHHHLIKQGTRTRVSILLESGEPRDIHHYAVLLGYGVSAVNPYLAFETLDIMIQQGLLRGISHEKAVKNYIKAATKGVVKILSKMGISTIQSYRGAQIFEAVGLKQDFVDRYFTWTPSRIGGIGLEEVTTEALVHHNRAFTDKDGNDKVLDSGGDYQWRNDGEEHLFNPQTVHLLQQSVRSGDYELYKKYAKLVQGESEQYLTIRSMLQLKPAGEPVPLEEVESAASIMRRFKTGAMSFGSISQEAHEDMAIAMNRIGGKSNTGEGGENPARFIPDANGDSRRSSIKQVASGRFGVTSNYLVNADEIQIKMAQGAKPGEGGQLPGRKVYPWVAEVRGSTPGVGLISPPPHHDIYSIEDLAELIYDLKNANPRADINVKLVSEVGVGTIATGVAKGRADIILVSGYDGGTGASPQGSIRHAGMPWELGLAETHQTLMLNNLRDRVVLETDGKMLSGRDLVVAALLGAEEYGFSTAPLVALGCIMMRVCQMDTCPVGVATQNPELRKNYMGDPAHVVNFMRFIAEDVREIMAELGFRTIQEMIGRTDCLDTVNADSHWKKKGVDLSLLLHVPELEEGSVRYRVQRQNHGLEETLDMQQLVPMAAEALENGTPVEGTLPITNVNRAVGTILGSEVTRKYGAAGLPEDTIRFNFIGSAGQSFGAFIPKGITLSVEGDSNDYVGKGLSGGKVIVKKSHKATFKAEENIIIGNTALYGATSGEAYISGIAGERFAVRNSGARIVVEGVGDHGCEYMTGGRVAVLGGTGRNFGAGMSGGIAYVYDPKGTFLSRCNLEMVLLEGVEDPAEAADLRGLIQRHVTYTGSEAGQRILDDWQTAIQQFVRVIPKDYKRMVEQIQKEEATGLSGDEALLAAFEANMRELARAGG
- a CDS encoding sensor histidine kinase, which encodes MKLRKSAEDQMIFLYRYVSLSLTSLVFLFESSRLIVWQKLLLIGFLFLSVTAFTWIYRKYRLHDMVLKCSIALETAGIILLLFPTGGMDSPFKWYVITPMLVACAHLSMRYSWTLLLSYIGLVLTFCYIFFTPGQYFLWDLILQNINLFLVLIATTMAMQVIGVMKDELKVAKEQANETMDHIKSIYHIMETTSHNEALNLGQVISDYTVKLTKQSRAFFWLDSQEEDAPESSQTGWTVEEEEQLFEELGNYREEFREEREPFFRHLPEWGDFLMITVPMTTRFVATIGLKLGPDQSLTGRRWLVQQLIFLAELSAVFLERYELERIENQLIVTNEQNRIANEMHDNVSQSLFGIVYATHSLRQTWCHQPKEQVEEQIDLIQQSANQAVRELKGAIHSLSSKKSGGSTWLGTVKSHLHTLSKLNHVQIDFDIHGDHYSLPYLYQKALFRIISEAAGNAIRHGLAKRIDVKLKLTPQVIRLSIHDDGVGFETARMVAGGEAVSAGGGLGMMNMEYLAQSMGGEFDISSRIGEGTQIRLSIPVNAYE
- a CDS encoding response regulator, with the translated sequence MKIVIVDDHPLVRKGLAAVISMQPNVQFAGEAQNQQEALVVIEETDPDLVLLDLKLADESGLDIIKIARGRGFRSKFILLTSSATREDFLKAEEASVDGYVLKEALPEELIYAIHLVNKGRKYYDPAILENKLREDAGNLTDDLTPKEKEVLVELGQGACNREIASRLFISEFTVKKHVSQILAKLRLADRTQAALYANAIGLAKYEPTMMR
- a CDS encoding YveK family protein produces the protein MEKTILDYLVLIKRRLWLIAIFVILSCVTTYFVSDNVVKPVYSASSQLLVNHISAKQGSNNLNDVNTSLNLVESYKQILTSPKIMDAVVAAHPEFGLTQQKLAEKLQIKSSDKSQVIGLTFEAGSYPQAAAVVNAVTQKFVQTVPGLMELNNVKILNEADPQANPDPINGNPLMNIAISFLVSLMIALGTIVFLESINGTLRSEKEADADIGIPVIASIPVIRKKDVDGAAGNSKERVGERKYAAIE